From a region of the Sesamum indicum cultivar Zhongzhi No. 13 linkage group LG3, S_indicum_v1.0, whole genome shotgun sequence genome:
- the LOC105159221 gene encoding lysophospholipid acyltransferase LPEAT1 isoform X1, producing METELKDLPPKPAEPQPESDESPLLKPEPVSPVPQISISSQSIEEVEIKLYAPFVRHDVYGTMGRGKLPCTEKLLLGLGLVFLLPIRVVGGMTILFFYYVICRVCTAFLAPNREAEQEDYAHTGGWRRAVILQSGRYLSRAVLFVFGFYWISETRKGNEVDGQLNSEANEPAHEDQLEEVERPGAIVSNHVSYVDILYHMSASFPSFVAKRSVAKLPLVGLISKCLGCVYVQRESKSSDFKGVSGVVNERVREAHQNKLAPKIMLFPEGTTTNGDYLLPFKTGAFLAKAPVLPVILRYPYQRFSPAWDSISGVRHVILLLCQFVNHIEVTRLPIYHPSEQEKEDPKLYAENVRRLMAHEGNLILSDIGLAEKRVYHAALNGNISMPTVLHQKDD from the exons ATGGAAACCGAGCTTAAAGACCTACCTCCTAAACCCGCCGAACCGCAGCCCGAATCCGATGAGAGCCCGCTCCTCAAACCCGAACCGGTAAGCCCCGTACCCCAAATCTCGATATCCAGCCAAAGCATCGAGGAGgtggagataaaattatacGCACCCTTTGTTCGGCACGATGTTTACGGGACAATGGGGAGGGGGAAGTTGCCATGCACGGAGAAGCTTTTACTTGGTCTGGGCCTGGTGTTCCTGTTACCGATAAGAGTGGTCGGGGGGATGACTatcttgtttttttattacgTGATTTGTCGGGTTTGCACTGCGTTTCTGGCTCCGAACAGGGAGGCTGAGCAGGAGGATTATGCTCACACGGGGGGGTGGCGGAGGGCGGTGATTCTGCAGAGCGGTCGGTATCTGTCGAGGGCTGTGCTGTTTGTTTTCGGGTTCTATTGGATTTCTGAGACCAGGAAGGGTAATGAGGTTGATGGGCAGTTGAACAGTGAGGCTAATGAg CCGGCACATGAGGATCAACTTGAAGAGGTGGAAAGACCTGGGGCTATTGTATCTAATCATGTATCTTATGTAGATATATTGTATCACATGTCTGCCTCTTTTCCAAGCTTCGTCGCCAAG AGATCTGTGGCGAAACTTCCTCTCGTTGGTCTTATAAG cAAGTGTCTTGGTTGTGTCTATGTACAGCGCGAGTCGAAATCATCAGACTTCAAGGGCGTCTCAG GTGTTGTTAATGAAAGAGTTCGAGAAGCTCATCAGAACAAGTTAGCTCCAAAGATTATGCTTTTCCCAG AAGGCACAACCACAAACGGAGATTACCTCCTTCCGTTCAAGACTGGTGCATTTTTGGCGAAGGCTCCAGTACTTCCTGTCATTTTAAGATATCCCTACCAGAGATTTAGTCCTGCATGGGACTCTATTTCTGGG GTGCGCCATGTGATTCTTCTTCTCTGTCAGTTTGTAAATCACATTGAAGTGACACGATTACCGATTTATCACCCCTCAgaacaagaaaaggaagatCCCAAGCTTTATGCTGAAAATGTTAGACGACTGATGGCTCATGAG GGCAATTTGATTCTTTCGGATATTGGATTGGCGGAGAAACGTGTTTATCATGCTGCTCTGAATGGTAATATTAGTATGCCTACTGTTTTGCATCAGAAAGACGATTGA
- the LOC105159220 gene encoding protein BRASSINAZOLE-RESISTANT 1 isoform X1, translating to MMWEAGGSTASSSAAGGAGGSGSGDGGGAGRRKPSWRERENNRRRERRRRAIAAKIYAGLRAQGNYNLPKHCDNNEVLKALCAEAGWVVEPDGTTYRKVGCKPIPMEIGGTSTNITPSSSRNPSPPSSYFASPIPSYQPSPSSSSFPSPSRHDGNGPPHPFGFLLNSIPSSLPPLRISNSAPVTPPLSSPTRLPKQTFNLETLAKESMFALNIPFFAASAPASPTRVQRFTPATIPECDESDTSTVDSGRWMNFQAYANAANMVPTSPTFNLVKPVAQLVPSKDAPVDKGKGTEFDFENMAVKPWEGERIHEVGMDDLELTLGSGNTRV from the exons atgaTGTGGGAAGCTGGAGGATCAACAGCATCATCGTCAGCAGCTGGAGGAGCCGGTGGAAGCGGGAGCGGGGATGGTGGCGGAGCTGGGAGGAGGAAGCCATCttggagggagagggagaACAACAGGAGGAGGGAGAGGCGGAGGAGAGCTATAGCTGCCAAGATTTATGCAGGTTTAAGGGCGCAGGGTAATTACAATTTGCCTAAGCACTGTGACAACAATGAAGTCTTGAAAGCTCTCTGTGCTGAGGCTGGTTGGGTTGTTGAGCCTGATGGGACTACTTATCGCAAGGTG GGATGCAAGCCAATCCCAATGGAAATAGGAGGCACTTCGACTAATATTACCCCGAGCTCTTCCAGAAATCCAAGCCCACCATCTTCCTATTTTGCCAGTCCAATTCCTTCATATCAACCAAGTCCATCATCCTCTTCCTTCCCCAGTCCGTCCCGTCATGATGGCAATGGGCCGCCACACCCATTCGGTTTCCTCCTTAACTCGATCCCTTCGTCTCTCCCACCTCTCCGGATATCTAATAGTGCCCCTGTTACCCCACCTCTCTCGTCCCCAACAAGACTTCCCAAGCAAACTTTTAACTTGGAGACACTTGCCAAAGAATCCATGTTTGCCTTGAATATCCCTTTCTTTGCTGCTTCTGCCCCAGCAAGCCCGACTCGTGTTCAGCGTTTTACACCAGCTACTATACCAGAATGTGATGAGTCTGACACGTCTACCGTTGATTCGGGCCGGTGGATGAACTTCCAAGCCTATGCAAATGCAGCCAACATGGTTCCAACTTCTCCGACTTTTAATCTTGTGAAACCTGTTGCTCAGCTTGTTCCATCAAAGGATGCACCGGTGGATAAGGGCAAAGGTACAGAATTTGACTTTGAGAATATGGCCGTGAAGCCATGGGAAGGGGAGAGAATTCATGAGGTCGGAATGGATGATCTTGAGCTCACACTAGGTAGTGGGAACACTCGTGTTTGA
- the LOC105159221 gene encoding lysophospholipid acyltransferase LPEAT1 isoform X2, with amino-acid sequence METELKDLPPKPAEPQPESDESPLLKPEPVSPVPQISISSQSIEEVEIKLYAPFVRHDVYGTMGRGKLPCTEKLLLGLGLVFLLPIRVVGGMTILFFYYVICRVCTAFLAPNREAEQEDYAHTGGWRRAVILQSGRYLSRAVLFVFGFYWISETRKGNEVDGQLNSEANEPAHEDQLEEVERPGAIVSNHVSYVDILYHMSASFPSFVAKRSVAKLPLVGLISKCLGCVYVQRESKSSDFKGVSGVVNERVREAHQNKLAPKIMLFPEGTTTNGDYLLPFKTGAFLAKAPVLPVILRYPYQRFSPAWDSISGVRHVILLLCQFVNHIEVTRLPIYHPSEQEKEDPKLYAENVRRLMAHEGNLILSDIGLAEKRVYHAALNVWKVAKDGLRP; translated from the exons ATGGAAACCGAGCTTAAAGACCTACCTCCTAAACCCGCCGAACCGCAGCCCGAATCCGATGAGAGCCCGCTCCTCAAACCCGAACCGGTAAGCCCCGTACCCCAAATCTCGATATCCAGCCAAAGCATCGAGGAGgtggagataaaattatacGCACCCTTTGTTCGGCACGATGTTTACGGGACAATGGGGAGGGGGAAGTTGCCATGCACGGAGAAGCTTTTACTTGGTCTGGGCCTGGTGTTCCTGTTACCGATAAGAGTGGTCGGGGGGATGACTatcttgtttttttattacgTGATTTGTCGGGTTTGCACTGCGTTTCTGGCTCCGAACAGGGAGGCTGAGCAGGAGGATTATGCTCACACGGGGGGGTGGCGGAGGGCGGTGATTCTGCAGAGCGGTCGGTATCTGTCGAGGGCTGTGCTGTTTGTTTTCGGGTTCTATTGGATTTCTGAGACCAGGAAGGGTAATGAGGTTGATGGGCAGTTGAACAGTGAGGCTAATGAg CCGGCACATGAGGATCAACTTGAAGAGGTGGAAAGACCTGGGGCTATTGTATCTAATCATGTATCTTATGTAGATATATTGTATCACATGTCTGCCTCTTTTCCAAGCTTCGTCGCCAAG AGATCTGTGGCGAAACTTCCTCTCGTTGGTCTTATAAG cAAGTGTCTTGGTTGTGTCTATGTACAGCGCGAGTCGAAATCATCAGACTTCAAGGGCGTCTCAG GTGTTGTTAATGAAAGAGTTCGAGAAGCTCATCAGAACAAGTTAGCTCCAAAGATTATGCTTTTCCCAG AAGGCACAACCACAAACGGAGATTACCTCCTTCCGTTCAAGACTGGTGCATTTTTGGCGAAGGCTCCAGTACTTCCTGTCATTTTAAGATATCCCTACCAGAGATTTAGTCCTGCATGGGACTCTATTTCTGGG GTGCGCCATGTGATTCTTCTTCTCTGTCAGTTTGTAAATCACATTGAAGTGACACGATTACCGATTTATCACCCCTCAgaacaagaaaaggaagatCCCAAGCTTTATGCTGAAAATGTTAGACGACTGATGGCTCATGAG GGCAATTTGATTCTTTCGGATATTGGATTGGCGGAGAAACGTGTTTATCATGCTGCTCTGAATG TTTGGAAGGTAGCAAAGGATGGTCTCCGACCATAG
- the LOC105159221 gene encoding lysophospholipid acyltransferase LPEAT1 isoform X3, which produces METELKDLPPKPAEPQPESDESPLLKPEPVSPVPQISISSQSIEEVEIKLYAPFVRHDVYGTMGRGKLPCTEKLLLGLGLVFLLPIRVVGGMTILFFYYVICRVCTAFLAPNREAEQEDYAHTGGWRRAVILQSGRYLSRAVLFVFGFYWISETRKGNEVDGQLNSEANEPAHEDQLEEVERPGAIVSNHVSYVDILYHMSASFPSFVAKRSVAKLPLVGLISKCLGCVYVQRESKSSDFKGVSGVVNERVREAHQNKLAPKIMLFPEGTTTNGDYLLPFKTGAFLAKAPVLPVILRYPYQRFSPAWDSISGVRHVILLLCQFVNHIEVTRLPIYHPSEQEKEDPKLYAENVRRLMAHEGNLILSDIGLAEKRVYHAALNGSNVGG; this is translated from the exons ATGGAAACCGAGCTTAAAGACCTACCTCCTAAACCCGCCGAACCGCAGCCCGAATCCGATGAGAGCCCGCTCCTCAAACCCGAACCGGTAAGCCCCGTACCCCAAATCTCGATATCCAGCCAAAGCATCGAGGAGgtggagataaaattatacGCACCCTTTGTTCGGCACGATGTTTACGGGACAATGGGGAGGGGGAAGTTGCCATGCACGGAGAAGCTTTTACTTGGTCTGGGCCTGGTGTTCCTGTTACCGATAAGAGTGGTCGGGGGGATGACTatcttgtttttttattacgTGATTTGTCGGGTTTGCACTGCGTTTCTGGCTCCGAACAGGGAGGCTGAGCAGGAGGATTATGCTCACACGGGGGGGTGGCGGAGGGCGGTGATTCTGCAGAGCGGTCGGTATCTGTCGAGGGCTGTGCTGTTTGTTTTCGGGTTCTATTGGATTTCTGAGACCAGGAAGGGTAATGAGGTTGATGGGCAGTTGAACAGTGAGGCTAATGAg CCGGCACATGAGGATCAACTTGAAGAGGTGGAAAGACCTGGGGCTATTGTATCTAATCATGTATCTTATGTAGATATATTGTATCACATGTCTGCCTCTTTTCCAAGCTTCGTCGCCAAG AGATCTGTGGCGAAACTTCCTCTCGTTGGTCTTATAAG cAAGTGTCTTGGTTGTGTCTATGTACAGCGCGAGTCGAAATCATCAGACTTCAAGGGCGTCTCAG GTGTTGTTAATGAAAGAGTTCGAGAAGCTCATCAGAACAAGTTAGCTCCAAAGATTATGCTTTTCCCAG AAGGCACAACCACAAACGGAGATTACCTCCTTCCGTTCAAGACTGGTGCATTTTTGGCGAAGGCTCCAGTACTTCCTGTCATTTTAAGATATCCCTACCAGAGATTTAGTCCTGCATGGGACTCTATTTCTGGG GTGCGCCATGTGATTCTTCTTCTCTGTCAGTTTGTAAATCACATTGAAGTGACACGATTACCGATTTATCACCCCTCAgaacaagaaaaggaagatCCCAAGCTTTATGCTGAAAATGTTAGACGACTGATGGCTCATGAG GGCAATTTGATTCTTTCGGATATTGGATTGGCGGAGAAACGTGTTTATCATGCTGCTCTGAATG GAAGCAATGTGGGAGGCTGA
- the LOC105159221 gene encoding lysophospholipid acyltransferase LPEAT1 isoform X4, with protein sequence METELKDLPPKPAEPQPESDESPLLKPEPVSPVPQISISSQSIEEVEIKLYAPFVRHDVYGTMGRGKLPCTEKLLLGLGLVFLLPIRVVGGMTILFFYYVICRVCTAFLAPNREAEQEDYAHTGGWRRAVILQSGRYLSRAVLFVFGFYWISETRKGNEVDGQLNSEANEPAHEDQLEEVERPGAIVSNHVSYVDILYHMSASFPSFVAKRSVAKLPLVGLISKCLGCVYVQRESKSSDFKGVSGVVNERVREAHQNKLAPKIMLFPEGTTTNGDYLLPFKTGAFLAKAPVLPVILRYPYQRFSPAWDSISGVRHVILLLCQFVNHIEVTRLPIYHPSEQEKEDPKLYAENVRRLMAHEGNLILSDIGLAEKRVYHAALNV encoded by the exons ATGGAAACCGAGCTTAAAGACCTACCTCCTAAACCCGCCGAACCGCAGCCCGAATCCGATGAGAGCCCGCTCCTCAAACCCGAACCGGTAAGCCCCGTACCCCAAATCTCGATATCCAGCCAAAGCATCGAGGAGgtggagataaaattatacGCACCCTTTGTTCGGCACGATGTTTACGGGACAATGGGGAGGGGGAAGTTGCCATGCACGGAGAAGCTTTTACTTGGTCTGGGCCTGGTGTTCCTGTTACCGATAAGAGTGGTCGGGGGGATGACTatcttgtttttttattacgTGATTTGTCGGGTTTGCACTGCGTTTCTGGCTCCGAACAGGGAGGCTGAGCAGGAGGATTATGCTCACACGGGGGGGTGGCGGAGGGCGGTGATTCTGCAGAGCGGTCGGTATCTGTCGAGGGCTGTGCTGTTTGTTTTCGGGTTCTATTGGATTTCTGAGACCAGGAAGGGTAATGAGGTTGATGGGCAGTTGAACAGTGAGGCTAATGAg CCGGCACATGAGGATCAACTTGAAGAGGTGGAAAGACCTGGGGCTATTGTATCTAATCATGTATCTTATGTAGATATATTGTATCACATGTCTGCCTCTTTTCCAAGCTTCGTCGCCAAG AGATCTGTGGCGAAACTTCCTCTCGTTGGTCTTATAAG cAAGTGTCTTGGTTGTGTCTATGTACAGCGCGAGTCGAAATCATCAGACTTCAAGGGCGTCTCAG GTGTTGTTAATGAAAGAGTTCGAGAAGCTCATCAGAACAAGTTAGCTCCAAAGATTATGCTTTTCCCAG AAGGCACAACCACAAACGGAGATTACCTCCTTCCGTTCAAGACTGGTGCATTTTTGGCGAAGGCTCCAGTACTTCCTGTCATTTTAAGATATCCCTACCAGAGATTTAGTCCTGCATGGGACTCTATTTCTGGG GTGCGCCATGTGATTCTTCTTCTCTGTCAGTTTGTAAATCACATTGAAGTGACACGATTACCGATTTATCACCCCTCAgaacaagaaaaggaagatCCCAAGCTTTATGCTGAAAATGTTAGACGACTGATGGCTCATGAG GGCAATTTGATTCTTTCGGATATTGGATTGGCGGAGAAACGTGTTTATCATGCTGCTCTGAATG TTTAA
- the LOC105159222 gene encoding deSI-like protein At4g17486, producing the protein MTLRSKKGWKSIVPLRLTGKSARRFCLFSKVKSDDDGAKRTPVYLNVYDLTPMNGYFYWAGLGIFHSGVEVHGVEYAFGAHDFPSSGVFEVEPRQCPGFQFRKSIFIGTTSLDATQVREFMERQAASYNGDTYHLIVKNCNHFCKDICYKLTGKRIPKWVNRLAKLGSIFNCVLPEALKITAVQHDPKYQAYDDSNCEKRRLRSTFSCLSSISSRQKQLSTSSLLLQSPLKGCLPPWELKRSANGSLKER; encoded by the exons ATGACGCTAAGATCAAAGAAAGGGTGGAAATCAATAGTGCCCCTTCGGTTGACCGGGAAATCGGCTCGTCGGTTCTGtctattttcaaaagtgaagTCGGATGATGATGGTGCCAAAAGAACTCCAGTTTATCTCAATGTTTATGACTTGACACCCATGAATGGTTATTTTTATTGGGCGGGGTTAGGTATATTTCACTCTGGCGTCGAAG TTCATGGTGTAGAATATGCATTTGGAGCGCATGACTTTCCATCTAGTGGTGTTTTCGAAGTTGAACCTCGACAGTGCCCTGGATTTCAGTTCAGGAAGTCGATATTCATCGGGACAACATCTTTGGACGCTACTCAGGTTAGGGAGTTCATGGAACGTCAAGCTGCAAGCTACAATGGTGATACGTATCACTTGATTGTGAAGAACTGCAACCATTTCTGCAAGGACATATGTTACAAGTTGACAGGGAAAAGAATTCCTAAGTGGGTCAATCGACTTGCCAAATTAG GTTCAATCTTCAACTGTGTCCTGCCTGAAGCCCTTAAGATTACGGCTGTGCAACACGACCCCAAATACCAAGCATACGATGATAGCAATTGCGAGAAGAGACGTCTAAGAAGTACTTTTAGTTGTCTGTCCTCTATCTCGTCAAGGCAAAAGCAGCTCTCGACTTCTTCCTTGTTGCTACAGTCACCCTTGAAAGGATGCTTGCCCCCGTGGGAACTAAAAAGGTCTGCTAATGGCTCACTCAAGGAGAGGTAG
- the LOC105159220 gene encoding protein BRASSINAZOLE-RESISTANT 1 isoform X2 has translation MMWEAGGSTASSSAAGGAGGSGSGDGGGAGRRKPSWRERENNRRRERRRRAIAAKIYAGLRAQGNYNLPKHCDNNEVLKALCAEAGWVVEPDGTTYRKGCKPIPMEIGGTSTNITPSSSRNPSPPSSYFASPIPSYQPSPSSSSFPSPSRHDGNGPPHPFGFLLNSIPSSLPPLRISNSAPVTPPLSSPTRLPKQTFNLETLAKESMFALNIPFFAASAPASPTRVQRFTPATIPECDESDTSTVDSGRWMNFQAYANAANMVPTSPTFNLVKPVAQLVPSKDAPVDKGKGTEFDFENMAVKPWEGERIHEVGMDDLELTLGSGNTRV, from the exons atgaTGTGGGAAGCTGGAGGATCAACAGCATCATCGTCAGCAGCTGGAGGAGCCGGTGGAAGCGGGAGCGGGGATGGTGGCGGAGCTGGGAGGAGGAAGCCATCttggagggagagggagaACAACAGGAGGAGGGAGAGGCGGAGGAGAGCTATAGCTGCCAAGATTTATGCAGGTTTAAGGGCGCAGGGTAATTACAATTTGCCTAAGCACTGTGACAACAATGAAGTCTTGAAAGCTCTCTGTGCTGAGGCTGGTTGGGTTGTTGAGCCTGATGGGACTACTTATCGCAAG GGATGCAAGCCAATCCCAATGGAAATAGGAGGCACTTCGACTAATATTACCCCGAGCTCTTCCAGAAATCCAAGCCCACCATCTTCCTATTTTGCCAGTCCAATTCCTTCATATCAACCAAGTCCATCATCCTCTTCCTTCCCCAGTCCGTCCCGTCATGATGGCAATGGGCCGCCACACCCATTCGGTTTCCTCCTTAACTCGATCCCTTCGTCTCTCCCACCTCTCCGGATATCTAATAGTGCCCCTGTTACCCCACCTCTCTCGTCCCCAACAAGACTTCCCAAGCAAACTTTTAACTTGGAGACACTTGCCAAAGAATCCATGTTTGCCTTGAATATCCCTTTCTTTGCTGCTTCTGCCCCAGCAAGCCCGACTCGTGTTCAGCGTTTTACACCAGCTACTATACCAGAATGTGATGAGTCTGACACGTCTACCGTTGATTCGGGCCGGTGGATGAACTTCCAAGCCTATGCAAATGCAGCCAACATGGTTCCAACTTCTCCGACTTTTAATCTTGTGAAACCTGTTGCTCAGCTTGTTCCATCAAAGGATGCACCGGTGGATAAGGGCAAAGGTACAGAATTTGACTTTGAGAATATGGCCGTGAAGCCATGGGAAGGGGAGAGAATTCATGAGGTCGGAATGGATGATCTTGAGCTCACACTAGGTAGTGGGAACACTCGTGTTTGA